The Crassaminicella indica genomic interval TGCTGTAGGACATTTTAAAAATCAAATCTTAAAGCTCCTAAAAGAATATCCATATGTACTAGAAGCTTTAGGTATAAACTCAACAGATGATATTGAAGAAGTTGTTTTAACTGCTGCAACAGAGCTTGAATTTTGGGTAAAAACACCTGATGATAAAGCAGATATAGAACAGCTCTCTACTTCTCAAGTATTAAAGGAGCAATATTGGAAAAGAACTATTGGTCCAGTTCGTACAGCAATGGAACAGTCACTTTTAGCATTAAATAATTATGGATTAGAAGCAGAGATGGGACATAAAGAGGTTGGTGGAGTAAAAGCAAAGCTTACAGAAAACGGAAGCTTTGATCATATTATGGAGCAATTAGAAATAGATTGGAAATACTGTACTGCACTACAATGTGCTGATAATGAATTAATTGCACGTGATGTAGTAAAAGACACTTTCATGGCAAATGGTTTAGAAGTTACTTTCATGGCAAAACCAATTGAAGGAGTTGCAGGAAACGGTGAACATCATCATGTTGGTGTAGCACTAAAGCTTAAAAACGGAAAAATGAAAAATCTTTTCGCTCCTATTGATATGAAAAAAGATTACATGAACCCTATTGGGTTTGGTGCTATTATGGGACTACTCAAAAATTATGAAGTAGTAAATCCATTCGTTACTGCTACTAATGATGCTTTCAATCGTTTAAAGCCTGGCTTTGAAGCTCCTGTATGTACAGTTTGTTCTATTGGACATTCTGCTGAATCTCCTTCACGCAACAGAACCGTTTTAGTTGGTCTTATTCGTGATATGAAAAATCCAATGGCTACAAGGTTTGAATTAAGATCTCCAAATCCTACAAGTAATACATATTTAGTTCTTGCTTCTGTTTATCAAGCAATGCTTGATGGTATACAAGCTGCCTTACAAAATAATAAAGCTTCTTATGAACTCGAAGAAACTCTATCTAAAAAAGCTGGAGAAGCTTCCTTTTATCTTGAAAAGGAAAGAGCCTACAGAAGTGAAGAAGATGTATTTGAAGATTATACAGAAAAAGAAAGAGTTGCTTTATTCGGTAAGCCTCCTGCTACTGTTTGGGACAATCTGGTGAATTTTGAAAAGTATCCAGAGAAAAAATCTGTTTTACTAAAAGGAAATGTTTTCAATGAATCAATTATTAATTCCTATAAAACTGCTACTTTAACTCAATGGACAACAGAATTATACAACCGAATCATTCCAGAAAATATGAATATTGTAAGAAGCTATAAAAAGCTTCATAAAAACGATTATGTAACAGATTTAGATGTAGTAACTTGGGAAAAAATCAATCATTTAAGATATTATTTAATGAAAGATAGCTTAAATAAAAAATCACTATTTACAAAAATAAGAGAAGCTATTGATAAAGAGGATTATGAAACTGTATCAAAGCTTCAATTAGAAATGAACAATAAAATGAATACATTAAATGAATTATACACAATTTATAAAAGAAACTTATTTGAATTATAAAAACCTCTATAAAATCCATAGAGGTTTTTTCATTGTAAAAAAGCTTACTGAAATCACATGAAAATACGTTACTATAATTCAATAAATTTAAAAACAAGGTATAGTAAATACCATCATTGTAGAGAATATTAAATGTAATTTACACCCTTATTTCGGAGGTTAAAATTATGGATTTATCCTTTATAAAAAATATTCATTTTCCTAATCATATTAAACCATTTTTCACTTCACTCCTTATTCTTTTCATATCGTTTTGTTTGATTCGATTTGTCATGTTTCTTACAGCTAAGATTATTCAAATTACAAAATTCAATGAACAGCGTGAAATGACTATAAAAAGCATTGTAGATTCCCTATTTGCTTACTTTATTCTTACACTTGCTATATTAAATATTTTAAGTGAATTTGGACTCATAAAAAAATCTACTATCATAACAGGTGCTGGTATTATTACATTAATTGCAGGACTTGGTGCACAAAACCTTATAAAAGATATTATCAACGGTTTTTTCATTTTATTTGAAAGACAAATGAAGGTTGGAGATTATGTCAGTATTAATGAAGCATATTACGGGACTGTCGAAGAAATCGGTCTTCGCTCAACAGCTATACGAGAATGGACTATGAGAAAAGTCTACATACCTAACGGAGAAATCAAGACTTTGAAAAATTATTATAAAGAAAAGGCAAGAGTAATTATAGAGGTTGTCGTTCCTTTTGAAGAAAATCATCCATTAGTAGAACAAACTTTAAATCAAGTCTGTGAATACATCAATAGTAAGTACGATGATAAGTTATATAAAATCGGAAATTCTAATTATTCAGAGTTCAGTTTATTAGGAGTTGTATCATTAGACGGGAAATTAGGAGGAGCAAAATATATTATTATCGGTATAGTAAATCCTCATTTTCAATGGTTTCTAAGAAATCGTATTTATGAACACATTCTAAAAACCTTCAAAGAAAATAATATCCGTATTGCATACCCAAAATTTTTTTTGCA includes:
- a CDS encoding glutamine synthetase; the protein is MIKDTLYSKMDHLLFLLPASHHSPEEITSILKKHPEIKFVSLVGVDLGGNDTDEKIPVNLFLNDIDHFLTCGVQTDGSSVILPEIATLNNAKVDLIPDKSVNWFVDYNFDHYDAQTNLPVGTLRIPSFLIHNNVKVDSRSILFNAVGHFKNQILKLLKEYPYVLEALGINSTDDIEEVVLTAATELEFWVKTPDDKADIEQLSTSQVLKEQYWKRTIGPVRTAMEQSLLALNNYGLEAEMGHKEVGGVKAKLTENGSFDHIMEQLEIDWKYCTALQCADNELIARDVVKDTFMANGLEVTFMAKPIEGVAGNGEHHHVGVALKLKNGKMKNLFAPIDMKKDYMNPIGFGAIMGLLKNYEVVNPFVTATNDAFNRLKPGFEAPVCTVCSIGHSAESPSRNRTVLVGLIRDMKNPMATRFELRSPNPTSNTYLVLASVYQAMLDGIQAALQNNKASYELEETLSKKAGEASFYLEKERAYRSEEDVFEDYTEKERVALFGKPPATVWDNLVNFEKYPEKKSVLLKGNVFNESIINSYKTATLTQWTTELYNRIIPENMNIVRSYKKLHKNDYVTDLDVVTWEKINHLRYYLMKDSLNKKSLFTKIREAIDKEDYETVSKLQLEMNNKMNTLNELYTIYKRNLFEL
- a CDS encoding mechanosensitive ion channel family protein, producing MDLSFIKNIHFPNHIKPFFTSLLILFISFCLIRFVMFLTAKIIQITKFNEQREMTIKSIVDSLFAYFILTLAILNILSEFGLIKKSTIITGAGIITLIAGLGAQNLIKDIINGFFILFERQMKVGDYVSINEAYYGTVEEIGLRSTAIREWTMRKVYIPNGEIKTLKNYYKEKARVIIEVVVPFEENHPLVEQTLNQVCEYINSKYDDKLYKIGNSNYSEFSLLGVVSLDGKLGGAKYIIIGIVNPHFQWFLRNRIYEHILKTFKENNIRIAYPKFFLHEDK